A genomic region of Micromonospora sp. NBC_01796 contains the following coding sequences:
- a CDS encoding ROK family glucokinase, translating to MTLTIGVDVGGTKVAAGVVDADGNVLVRTRRDTPADDVAKTRDVIVEVVAELATGRDIEAVGIGAAGWIDASRSIVLFAPNIAWRDEPIRDYVSAAVNLPVIVENDGNVAAWAEFRHGAARHATDSMVMLTIGTGVGGGIVLGGELVRGAHGIAAELGHTLSVPNGHLCGCGRLGCIEQYASGRALVRFARAGARQAPARATRLLEMAAGEVESITGPMVTSAAQEGDPISCEAFAQIGHWLGLGLADMVQILDPEVLVVGGGVVEAGDLLLGPTQQAFTETLAQRSRLAVAEIRPAELGNTAGMVGAADLARRR from the coding sequence GTGACGCTGACCATCGGAGTCGACGTCGGTGGTACCAAGGTGGCCGCGGGCGTGGTCGACGCCGACGGCAATGTCCTGGTACGGACCCGGCGGGACACCCCCGCCGATGACGTCGCCAAGACCCGCGACGTCATCGTCGAGGTCGTCGCGGAACTGGCCACCGGTCGGGACATCGAGGCGGTGGGGATCGGCGCGGCCGGCTGGATCGACGCCAGCCGCTCGATCGTGCTCTTCGCGCCCAACATCGCCTGGCGTGACGAGCCCATCCGCGACTACGTCAGCGCGGCCGTCAACCTGCCGGTGATCGTGGAGAACGACGGGAACGTCGCCGCCTGGGCCGAGTTCCGGCACGGCGCCGCCCGGCACGCGACCGACTCGATGGTGATGCTGACCATCGGCACCGGCGTCGGCGGCGGCATCGTCCTCGGCGGCGAACTGGTACGCGGCGCGCACGGCATCGCCGCCGAACTGGGGCACACCCTGTCCGTACCGAACGGGCACCTCTGCGGCTGCGGCCGGCTCGGCTGCATCGAGCAGTACGCCAGCGGCCGGGCCCTGGTCCGGTTCGCCCGCGCCGGTGCACGTCAGGCCCCGGCCCGCGCCACCCGGCTGCTCGAGATGGCCGCCGGCGAGGTCGAGTCGATCACCGGACCGATGGTGACCAGCGCCGCCCAGGAGGGCGACCCGATCTCCTGCGAGGCGTTCGCCCAGATCGGCCACTGGCTCGGGCTGGGACTCGCCGACATGGTGCAGATCCTCGACCCCGAGGTGCTGGTTGTCGGCGGAGGCGTGGTCGAGGCCGGCGACCTGCTGCTCGGCCCCACCCAACAGGCGTTCACGGAAACGCTGGCGCAGCGCTCCCGACTGGCGGTGGCGGAGATCCGTCCGGCCGAGCTGGGCAACACCGCCGGCATGGTCGGGGCGGCCGACCTGGCCCGGCGCCGGTAG
- a CDS encoding endonuclease/exonuclease/phosphatase family protein produces MTQAEPSGGGVAGVRLRVLSYNVHGQRDDVAALAATVREAEPDVVIVQEGPRRFRWRHKTGVLADALGLVVGGGGLPSLGNIVLTSLRVRVRRTWHRQFPLTPGRHMRGAIFAECAVGSDTIAPFVVAGSHLGTDPTERPGQAALLKRELSELHLPVVLGADLNENSGGAAWRTIADGLTDAAVAAGRADARTFPCADPRDRIDALFVDPRIVVTGYDVVDTPQTRRASDHFPVLADLLLPAHEPATTGANRPATTA; encoded by the coding sequence GTGACGCAGGCAGAACCGTCCGGCGGAGGCGTCGCGGGCGTACGCCTGCGGGTGCTGTCGTACAACGTGCACGGCCAGCGCGACGACGTGGCGGCGCTGGCCGCGACCGTCCGGGAGGCCGAGCCGGACGTCGTGATCGTCCAGGAGGGACCCCGCCGGTTCCGCTGGCGCCACAAGACCGGTGTCCTGGCCGACGCGCTCGGCCTGGTGGTCGGCGGCGGCGGGCTCCCGTCCCTGGGCAACATCGTCCTGACCAGCCTGCGGGTACGGGTACGCCGGACCTGGCACCGCCAGTTCCCGCTCACCCCGGGCCGGCACATGCGCGGCGCCATCTTCGCCGAATGCGCGGTCGGCTCCGACACCATCGCCCCGTTCGTGGTCGCCGGGTCGCACCTGGGCACCGACCCGACCGAACGTCCCGGACAGGCCGCGCTGCTCAAACGGGAACTGTCCGAACTGCACCTGCCGGTGGTGCTCGGCGCCGACCTCAACGAGAACTCCGGCGGCGCCGCCTGGCGGACCATCGCCGACGGGCTGACCGACGCCGCGGTCGCCGCCGGCCGGGCGGACGCGCGTACGTTCCCGTGCGCCGACCCGCGCGACCGGATCGACGCGCTCTTCGTCGACCCACGGATCGTGGTCACCGGTTATGACGTGGTGGACACCCCGCAGACCCGCCGCGCCAGCGACCACTTCCCGGTCCTGGCCGACCTCCTGCTCCCGGCCCACGAACCGGCCACCAC